Proteins from a genomic interval of Dama dama isolate Ldn47 chromosome 1, ASM3311817v1, whole genome shotgun sequence:
- the LOC133055682 gene encoding olfactory receptor 5W2-like, with protein sequence MSRENCSSFTEFIFLGITDNTENKVILFTMFLLVYLINLLANLGMITLIRMDPQLHTPMYFFLSHLSFCDLCYSTAIGPKMLVDLFAKIKSIPSYGCALQFLVFCTFVDSECLLLAVMAYDRYKAVSSPLLYAVSMSSRLCSLLMAGVYLVGVIDALINTTLAFRLCFCGSNEINHFLCDVPPLLLISCSDTQVNELVIFMIFGFIELSSISGVLVSYCYIILSVLKIHSAEGRFKAFSTCTSHLTAVAIFQGTLLFMYFRPSSSYSLDEDKMTSLFYTLVIPMLNPLIYSLRNKDVKQALEKLKNKWF encoded by the coding sequence atgAGTAGAGAGAATTGTTCCTCCTTTACTGAGTTCATTTTCTTGGGAATTACTGATAACACTGAGAACAAAGTGATCCTATTTACAATGTTTCTCCTTGTTTATCTCATCAACCTTCTGGCAAATCTTGGAATGATAACCCTGATTCGGATGGATCCCCAGCTGCACAcgcccatgtactttttcctcagccACCTCTCCTTCTGTGACCTCTGCTATTCCACAGCCATCGGCCCTAAGATGCTCGTGGACCTATTTGCCAAGATCAAATCAATCCCCTCCTATGGCTGTGCTCTGCAATTCTTGGTTTTCTGTACCTTTGTAGAttctgagtgtctcctgctggcagtgatggcctatgaccggtaCAAGGCCGTCAGCAGCCCCTTGCTCTATGCGGTCAGCATGTCCAGCAGGCTGTGCTCCCTGCTCATGGCGGGGGTTTACCTGGTGGGGGTGATAGATGCTTTGATAAACACGACATTAGCATTCCGCTTATGCTTCTGTGGGTCAAATGAGATTAACCACTTTTTATGTGATGTTCCTCCTCTCCTGTTGATATCTTGCTCAGACACACAGGTCAATGAGTTAGTGATATTCATGATTTTTGGCTTTATTGAATTAAGCTCCATTTCAGGAGTCCTTGTCTCTTATTGTTATATCATCCTATCAGTCTTGAAGATCCATTCTGCTGAAGGGAGGTTCAAAGCTTTCTCCACCTGTACCTCCCACCTAACTGCTGTGGCAATtttccagggaactctgctctttatgtatttcaggCCGAGTTCTTCGTACTCTCTAGATGAAGACAAAATGACCTCATTGTTTTACACTCTTGTGATTCCTATGTTAAATCCTCTGATTTACAGCCTAAGGAACAAAGATGTAAAACAGGCCctggaaaaattgaaaaataaatggttTTAG